A genomic window from Lycium barbarum isolate Lr01 chromosome 4, ASM1917538v2, whole genome shotgun sequence includes:
- the LOC132634876 gene encoding general transcription and DNA repair factor IIH helicase subunit XPB1, whose amino-acid sequence MLNASGRARSGIIVLPCGAGKSLVGVSAASRIKKSCLCLATNAVSVDQWAFQFKLWSTIREEQICRFTSDSKERFRGNVGVVVTTYNMVAFGGKRSEESEKIIEEIRNREWGLLLMDEVHVVPAHMFRKVISITKSHCKLGLTATLVREDERITYLNFLIGPKLYEANWLDLVKGGFIANVQCAEVWCPMTKEFFAEYLKKENSKKRQALYVMNPNKFRACEFLIRFHEQQRGDKIIVFADNLFALTEYAMKLRKPMIYGATSHVERTKILDAFKTSKEVNTIFLSKVGDNSIDIPEANVIIQISSHAGSRRQEAQRLGRILRAKGRHQDRMAGGKEEYNAFFYSLVSTDTQEMYYSTKRQQFLIDQGYSFKVITSLPPSDSGPELSYHRLEEQIQLLGKVLSAGDDVVGLEQLDEDADDVALQKARRYMGNMSAMSGAKGMVYMEYKYDFTTL is encoded by the exons ATGTTGAATGCTTCAGGAAGAGCAAGATCTGGAATTATTGTGCTACCTTGTGGTGCCGGGAAGTCTTTAGTAGGCGTTTCTGCAGCAAGCAGAATAAAAAAGAGCTGCCTTTGTTTGGCAACAAATGCTGTGTCTGTGGATCAATGGGCTTTCCAGTTTAAGTTATGGTCTACTATCCGAGAAGAGCAGATATGTCGTTTCACATCTGACAGCAAAGAAAGATTCCGCGGAAATGTTGGTGTGGTGGTGACAACATATAACATGGTTGCTTTTGGTGGCAAACGTTCTGAAGAATCTGAGAAGATCATTGAAGAAATAAGAAATAGAGAATGGGGTTTACTCCTTATGGACGAG GTGCACGTGGTTCCTGCACATATGTTTCGAAAGGTCATTAGTATCACGAAATCACACTGCAAACTTGGGCTCACTG CTACGCTTGTCAGAGAAGACGAGAGGATCACATATTTGAACTTTCTTATTGGTCCCAAGTTGTATGAAGCAAATTGGTTGGATTTAGTGAAAGGAGGATTTATTGCAAATGTACAATGTGCTGAGGTGTGGTGTCCTATGACGAAGGAATTCTTTGCTGAATATTTGAAAAAAGAGAATTCAAAGAAGCGACAA GCACTTTATGTGATGAACCCAAACAAGTTCAGGGCTTGTGAGTTTCTTATCCGCTTTCATGAACAGCAGCGTGGGGACAAGATCATTGTCTTTGCCGACAATCTATTTGCACTTACCGAGTATGCAATGAAGCTTCGGAAACCCATGATCTATGGTGCTACCAG CCATGTTGAAAGAACAAAAATTCTTGATGCATTTAAAACTAGCAAGGAGGTTAACACCATATTTCTTTCCAAG GTGGGTGATAACTCCATTGATATTCCTGAGGCGAATGTTATAATACAAATTTCGTCACATGCTGGTTCAAGACGACAAGAAGCTCAACGTCTAGGGCGTATTCTCAGGGCCAAG GGGCGGCATCAAGATAGGATGGCAGGAGGTAAAGAGGAGTACAATGCATTCTTTTACTCCCTTGTGTCAACAGATACCCAG GAAATGTACTACTCAACCAAAAGACAGCAGTTCTTGATCGATCAAGGTTATAGCTTTAAG GTGATCACAAGCTTGCCGCCTTCTGATTCTGGGCCCGAGTTATCTTATCATCGTCTTGAGGAACAGATTCAACTTCTTGGAAAG GTACTGAGTGCTGGCGATGATGTAGTCGGTTTGGAGCAGCTAGATGAAGATGCAGATGACGTAGCTCTTCAAAAAGCTCGTCGCTACATGGGTAATATGAGTGCCATGTCAGGAGCTAAAGGAATGGTTTATATGGAGTACAAGTATGATTTTACTACTCTTTGA
- the LOC132637081 gene encoding uncharacterized mitochondrial protein AtMg00810-like yields MKDLGPLSYFLSIHVTRHKDGLFLSQRKYAEEIIDRAGMSSCKATYTPVDTKPKVSSTSGAPYDDPTHYCSLASALQYLTFTRPDISYALKRIIRYIHGTLDYGNPVQHQRTKHIEMDIHFVHEKVARGQVRVLHVSSRYQIADIFTKGLL; encoded by the exons atgaaggatctggGTCCTTTGAGTTATTTCCTTAGCATTCATGTCACTCGCCATAAAGATGGCCTGTTTCTGTCGCAACGCAAGTATGCCGAAGAAATCATTGATCGAGCTGGGATGTCTTCTTGTAAGGCTACTTATACTCCGGTTGATACCAAACCGAAGGTGAGCAGTACATCGGGTGCTCCATATGATGACCCGACTCACTATTGCAGTCTCGCAAGTGCACTTCAATATCTTACTTTCACGAGGCCAGATATCTCTTATGCTCTTAAGCGTATCATCCGTTACATTCATGGTACACTTGATTATG GAAATCCAgtgcaacatcagcgcaccaagcacattgaaatggacattcactttgttcaTGAGAAGGTTGCGCGAGGAcaggttcgtgtccttcatgtttCATCTCGTTATCAGATTGCcgatattttcaccaagggactactataa